From the Quercus lobata isolate SW786 chromosome 6, ValleyOak3.0 Primary Assembly, whole genome shotgun sequence genome, one window contains:
- the LOC115950719 gene encoding cellulose synthase A catalytic subunit 2 [UDP-forming]-like, whose translation MDTRGRLVAGSHNRNEFVLINADENGKIKSVKELSGQICQICGDEVELTVDGELFVACNECAFPVCRLCYEYERREGNQACPQCKTRYKRLKGSPRVEGDEEEDDIDDLDNEFDYGNLDGLGPQEAAEAMHSARLNTGRGYHSNASGIPTFSERETSPLSPDIPLLTYGEEDYEISSDQHALIVPPFMGHGNRIHPMPVPDPSIPLQPRPMVPKKDIAVYGYGSVAWKDRMEDWKKRQNDRLQVVQHQGDNDGGNFGGNELDDDPDLPMMDEGRQPLSRKLPIPSSKINPYRLIIIIRLVILGLFFHYRLLHPVNSAYGLWLTSVICEIWFAVSWILDQFPKWYPIERETYLDRLSLRYEKEGKPSELASVDIFVSTVDPSKEPPLITANTVLSILAVDYPVDKVACYVSDDGAAMLTFEALSETSEFARKWVPFCKKYNIEPRAPEWYFSLKIDYLKNKVHPAFVRERRAMKREYEEFKVKINALVATAQKVPEDGWTMQDGTPWPGNNVRDHPGMIQVFLGHSGVCDVEGNELPRLIYVSREKRPGFDHHKKAGAMNALVRVSAVISNAPYLLNVDCDHYINNSKALREAMCFMMDPQSGKKVCYVQFPQRFDGIDRHDRYSNRNVVFFDINMKGLDGLQGPIYVGTGCVFRRVALYGFDAPAKKKAPSKTCNCWPKWCCLCCGSRKKNAKTKKEKKKKPKNREASKQIHALENIEEGKDEPNTEKLSNMSQMKLEKKYGQSPVFVASTLLENGGVPQHVSPASLLKEAIQVISCGYEDKTEWGKEVGWIYGSVTEDILTGFKMHCHGWRSVYCIPKRPAFKGSAPINLSDRLHQVLRWALGSVEIFLSRHCPIWYGYGGGLNWLERFSYINSVVYPWTSIPLIVYCTLPAICLLTGQFIVPAISNYASLLFIALFISIAATGILEMQWGGVGIDDWWRNEQFWVIGGVSSHLFALIQGLLKVLGGVSTNFTVTSKGADDGEFSELYIFKWTSLLIPPTTLLIINIVGVVVGISDAINNGYDSWGPLFGRLFFAFWVIVHLYPFLKGLLGKQDRMPTIILVWSILLASILTLMWVRINPFVSRDGPVLEVCGLNCDK comes from the exons ATGGACACAAGGGGTAGGCTTGTTGCTGGGTCTCACAATAGGAATGAGTTCGTTCTGATCAATGCAGATGAGAATGGAAAG ATAAAGTCTGTGAAAGAATTGAGTGGGCAAATATGTCAGATTTGTGGGGATGAAGTGGAGCTTACGGTGGATGGAGAGCTCTTTGTTGCCTGCAACGAATGTGCTTTCCCTGTGTGCAGGCTTTGCTATGAATATGAGAGAAGAGAGGGCAATCAGGCTTGTCCTCAGTGTAAAACCAGATACAAGCGCCTCAAAG GAAGTCCTAGAGTTGAAGGTGACGAGGAAGaagatgacattgatgattTGGACAATGAGTTTGATTATGGAAACCTTGATGGTCTTGGGCCTCAGGAAGCTGCGGAGGCAATGCATTCTGCACGCCTTAACACTGGCCGTGGTTATCACTCTAATGCGTCTGGAATCCCCACATTCTCAGAACGTGAGACATCTCCCCTTAGTCCTGATATCCCTCTGTTGACCTATGGCGAGGAG GATTATGAGATTTCTTCTGATCAGCATGCTCTTATTGTACCTCCATTTATGGGTCATGGAAACAGAATCCATCCAATGCCCGTTCCTGATCCATCTATACCAT TGCAACCAAGACCAATGGTTCCTAAGAAAGATATTGCAGTATATGGGTATGGGAGTGTGGCTTGGAAGGATCGGATGGAGGACTGGAAGAAAAGGCAAAATGATAGACTTCAGGTTGTACAGCACCAAGGAGACAATGATGGGGGAAACTTTGGTGGAAATGAACTAGATGATGATCCTGATTTGCCCAT GATGGATGAAGGCAGGCAGCCACTTTCAAGGAAGTTACCCATTCCTTCAAGCAAAATAAATCCATACCGACTGATTATAATAATTCGTCTTGTTATCCTTGGGTTGTTTTTTCATTATAGACTTCTCCATCCAGTTAATAGTGCATATGGCTTGTGGTTGACATCAGTTATATGCGAAATATGGTTTGCTGTATCATGGATTCTTGATCAGTTCCCAAAATGGTACCCAATAGAACGAGAAACATACCTTGACCGGCTATCACTGAG GTATGAAAAAGAAGGGAAGCCATCTGAGTTGGCCAGTGTAGACATCTTTGTGAGTACAGTTGATCCATCAAAAGAGCCTCCTCTAATTACTGCAAACACGGTTCTCTCCATTCTTGCGGTTGATTATCCAGTAGATAAAGTCGCTTGCTATGTCTCGGATGATGGTGCTGCGATGCTTACTTTTGAAGCACTTTCCGAGACATCAGAATTTGCAAGAAAATGGGTTCCTTTctgtaaaaaatataatattgagCCAAGGGCCCCAGAATGGTATTTTTCACTGAAGATAGACTATCTGAAAAACAAAGTTCATCCAGCATTCGTCAGAGAAAGACGTGCAATGAAG AGAGAATATGAAGAATTTAAGGTTAAAATAAATGCACTTGTAGCCACAGCACAAAAAGTTCCTGAGGATGGCTGGACAATGCAGGATGGGACTCCATGGCCTGGCAACAATGTACGGGACCATCCTGGCATGATTCAG gTTTTCCTCGGCCATAGTGGTGTTTGTGATGTGGAAGGAAACGAGTTACCTCGTCTGATTTATGTTTCTCGTGAAAAAAGACCAGGATTTGACCATCATAAGAAGGCTGGAGCCATGAATGCCCTA GTACGGGTCTCGGCAGTTATTTCAAATGCTCCTTATCTTCTGAACGTTGACTGTGATCATTATATTAACAATAGTAAGGCACTAAGAGAGGCCATGTGTTTCATGATGGACCCCCAATCAGGGAAGAAGGTTTGCTATGTACAGTTTCCTCAAAGATTTGATGGGATTGATCGTCATGATAGATACTCAAATCGGAACGTTGTATTCTTTGAT ATCAACATGAAAGGCTTAGATGGGTTACAAGGACCCATATATGTCGGAACTGGATGTGTTTTCAGAAGGGTAGCACTTTATGGATTTGATGCACCTGCCAAGAAGAAGGCCCCTAGCAAAACCTGTAACTGTTGGCCAAAATGGTGCTGCTTGTGTTGTGGCTCTAGAAAGAAGAATGCGAAgacaaagaaggagaaaaagaagaaacctAAGAACAGGGAAGCATCAAAACAGATACATGCACTTGAAAATATTGAAGAGGGAAAAGATG AACCAAACACTGAGAAATTATCCAATATGtcacaaatgaaattggaaaAGAAGTATGGGCAGTCTCCAGTGTTTGTAGCCTCCACACTGTTGGAAAATGGTGGAGTTCCTCAGCATGTCAGTCCTGCATCACTCTTGAAAGAAGCCATCCAAGTCATCAGCTGTGGTTATGAGGATAAAACAGAATGGGGAAAGGAG GTTGGCTGGATATATGGTTCTGTGACTGAAGATATATTGACTGGATTTAAGATGCACTGCCATGGCTGGCGGTCTGTGTACTGCATTCCCAAGAGGCCAGCATTCAAGGGGTCAGCTCCTATCAACCTCTCAGATCGTCTACACCAGGTTCTTCGGTGGGCCCTTGGATCTGTTGAGATTTTCTTGAGCAGGCATTGTCCAATCTGGTATGGCTATGGGGGTGGTTTGAATTGGTTGGAACGGTTTTCCTATATAAACTCCGTTGTGTATCCTTGGACATCCATTCCCTTGATCGTTTACTGTACTCTGCCAGCCATCTGTCTTCTCACTGGACAGTTCATTGTTCCTGCG ATTAGCAATTACGCGAGTCTATTATTCATAGCCCTTTTCATATCTATAGCTGCAACTGGTATCCTTGAAATGCAGTGGGGAGGAGTTGGGATCGATGACTGGTGGAGAAATGAGCAGTTCTGGGTGATTGGAGGTGTGTCATCACATCTTTTTGCCCTTATCCAAGGTCTACTCAAGGTTTTGGGTGGTGTCAGCACAAACTTCACGGTTACCTCTAAAGGGGCAGATGATGGAGAATTTTCTGAGCTGTACATCTTCAAGTGGACATCATTGTTGATCCCTCCCACAACCTTGTTGATCATAAACATAGTTGGGGTGGTTGTTGGAATCTCAGATGCCATCAATAATGGGTATGATTCTTGGGGCCCACTTTTCGGTAGGCTATTTTTTGCCTTTTGGGTCATTGTCCACCTTTACCCCTTCCTCAAGGGTTTACTAGGGAAACAAGATCGGATGCCAACCATTATTTTGGTCTGGTCTATTCTGCTGGCCTCGATCCTAACTCTTATGTGGGTCCGAATCAACCCATTTGTGTCGAGAGATGGTCCTGTGTTAGAGGTTTGTGGGTTGAATTGTGACAAGTAG